Proteins found in one candidate division KSB1 bacterium genomic segment:
- a CDS encoding acyl-CoA thioesterase: MRDKHAEFSDQKRRFVTEIEVRVTDLNYGGHLANDRVLSFFHEARVRFLHSLGLSEKDIGEGVSLTQTEAFVQYKSEAFLGERLVCAVWPQEIGRVRFRLAYELTELNSKRLVAFGTTELAGFDYASRRVCRLPDSFKNTLSNL, from the coding sequence ATGCGGGACAAGCACGCAGAATTTAGCGATCAAAAGCGGCGGTTCGTCACCGAAATCGAAGTGCGGGTGACCGACTTGAACTACGGCGGCCATTTGGCCAACGATCGCGTGCTGTCTTTTTTTCATGAGGCGCGCGTGAGATTCCTGCACTCCCTTGGTTTATCAGAAAAGGACATCGGCGAGGGCGTGTCGCTTACGCAGACCGAGGCGTTCGTTCAATACAAAAGCGAGGCGTTTTTAGGTGAAAGGCTTGTCTGCGCCGTATGGCCGCAGGAAATCGGCCGCGTGCGGTTCCGCCTTGCCTATGAGCTGACCGAGTTAAATTCGAAGCGCCTCGTCGCTTTCGGAACCACCGAACTCGCAGGCTTTGATTATGCGTCCCGCCGCGTCTGCAGGCTGCCGGATTCGTTCAAAAATACTCTGTCCAATCTCTGA